The nucleotide window TAACTCTGGTACAAGTATGGGACGTTCTTGAGAAAACGAATATCCCCAAACCCAATTCATTGGGACATCAGGATGAAACGGTTTAAATGGAAAATGGGGCGTGGCATATTGTTCCTTTTCATGCAAACCAACACTTGCAGGATTTAGTGCATTTTGCTTTACATTATGATAACTATCACGAACTACTTTCCTTTTTCCTCGAGGACCGATCCCGCAATATCGTTCCAGTCCCTCTAAAATGGCAGTCAGCTCACTCATTTCATAGGAGTTAGACCGGCCCGCAACTCCCTCGTCCACTTCAAATAATGGCATGTTCACTAAAACATCAGCAAATGGCAGCGTGAAATCCTGCATTTTTCCATTCATGACACCAGTTCGGTAATCCAGATAGTCCTTGACCAGTACTGTTTTAAATTCATCCATAGAAAGGCTGCGATAACCACTTCCATTAAATTTAGGACTAGATTCTAACTTAATTTGAGCTAATTCTACTGTATCATCAGGTAATGGACTGCAAATCGGGCACAAGGGATCTGGTAAGAAAAGGTGAATAGAATTGGTTAACGTTCTCAGGTTCAAAATGAAAACTCGTTCTTCTAAATGGCTGGGCTCCCTTTGAAGAACCCTATCCACTTCCTTACAAATTAAAGATGCCATTTGTGATAGACCTGTTCTTGATGCCCATGCATCTCGATTTCCACTTTTGCCTTCTGCCATCCTTAGCTGCAACTGCCACATTTCTTTCCGATTAGATCCAGCTATCAAGCGCCGAATATCTGCGCAGCAAGAACAGCCTGCACTATCAGGGTGTACAAAAGGACCAATAATTCCTTCCCCAAATGAAACAAAACCCCTAAGCCACGGGATACCTTTTTTCCTATATTTTTCTTCTGCTTTTTGATAGATGGCTGGCTTCCAGTCATCGTGCAGAACCAGAGCTATTTCTGTTTCTTCCGGAACCTCTTCAAATAGGCTTTGACGCCTAACGGGATGATTACCAGACAGATGATCAAAGACATAGTCCGCTAATAAACCATCTCCATTAATGAGAATATGGGCGTCCATCAGGAGTCCTCCTCTCGAACCTTCACACCATACACCCCAGCCAATTCCTGTTTTAAAAAAGGCTCGAATGTCAGATCATAAACGAGAAGGCGTTTATTGTTGTCGTTCAATACCTGAATAGAAGATTGCAAGAGCTCAAACTGTGTGATTTCTTCACAAGATGGGATTCCGAGTTTAAATTCTTTTTCTTTCAGAAAAACAGCTGATTCCGTTATCCTTTCGGTTGCATGCAGCTGATTTTGTTTATCCGAAAGCGCTTGTTGTAATGCCATTCGTAAAGCCAAAGTTGTATTTAAACCTGTACCAGTGTATTTTCGTCCTTGCGACTTTACCCATATTACAGGGAAACCTAGTATTTCATTTTCTAAACCGATGGTCGGTGCACCATTTAGGGTTGTTAAGGTTTTTAAATAATATCTACAGTGTTGATCTTCAATTTCTCCTAATTGTACGCGAAAAACAGGAACCAATGGATCCACCTTTTTATTTCTCAATTCTTCCACTAAATAAGATTGTAAACCGCGGCAAACTGCCTCTTCGACTATTTCTCCTGCACCAATTCCTATCATGCCCCTTGAAATGTTTTCACCAGCCATATCAATTGGTTTACAACATGCCTTGAACAATTGTGAAACATACATTTCAATGCCAGTCAGCCCCGCTTCCCGCCTTGCCTCCTCATGTGTAAGACCCGAACAGATAACCTCTGGCAGGAGATCTGCTGGTCCCTCTGAGACTGGATTAACCGCTTGAACATAGCACTGCGAAAGAGGGAGCTGTTTCAAGTCTCGCTCCTCCCAGGTATGGAAAATTCCTGTTTCTTCAGATGTTAATAGATTGAAGTATTCCAAGAAGTTACGTGAGGATTCATTTTTACTCTTTTCTTGCTCTATCCTTACATCGAGATCTTCCACTAGTCTGGGCGAGACCCTTTTATTTGTCACCAATGGATGTTTGATGTATGAAATCCAGTCTCCCTCCAGCGTTTCGAGATCGAGTTTGTAAATTTTATTACCCTGATCTGATCCTGCAATTCCTGTTGCCTTCTTAAAAAATTCGAATACGGTGACATTGGCCAGAATGGATCCAGTAGTGGTAGAGTAAGATTGCGGCTGCCGCTCTCTTTGCAAGGAGGATTGATGGATTCGACGCCAGGCGGACTCCCAGCACCCCTTTGATTCCGGGTGTACCAATGGACCAGCAAGCCCCACATGGTCTAAATATATGGCAGGCAAAAATGTCTTCCTTTGCTCTTTGCAAACCATATTCAGATCCTTTAGTTCTTTTACATTTCCATCCTGTGTGACATATAGAATCCAATCATACGGAAGCAAAGCCTCTTGCCAAAAACTCCTTTCATCCCTTTTTTCAAATGGTATTTGCTCAACCTCTACATCAGAGTCAGCATTGTAGGCATTGCGTACTAACTCATTTATCCGCAATTGATTTGTAGGGACTGAGTCAGTTAAGATGAAATGGAATTTGGGAAGTCCCGATTCAATTAATGCGGAAGAAAGTGAAACCATTAGCGGTCCAGAACCGATAACCAGAACTTTAGTCTGACGGTATTCTTGAAAACGGTACGCTCCGGAATCCACAAAATTCTCGATAAATTCAATTTGTGAAGCATACTTTTCCAGCACTTTTGGGTTTAAATCATGTTTCCTATCTTGGCTTACATCGCGAACAAAGCCACTCTTGTACAACGTTTCACCAATCTCAAATACCCTGTTGCGATACGGTGCCGTTAATCCCTCTGTTAATTCTCCCAGTGATTTCTCCCCGTTAAACATCGGCATTAATTGTTCAATCCATTGGTAAATCGTATGTCCTTCCATTCGAAATGAACTTACATTATTTCTAAAAAACACACCACCTTTTGGATCTGGCAGGTAAAATGAATCCCTTTTGACCTTTAAACGTGTGGACGGGGTAAGTTTTGTCATTCAACTCCTCCTTCATTCAAAGCAATCCTAATGATCCCCTACCATTTTATGTCCTTTAATTTGTCCATTAGAATAAACAAAAAAAAGTGCCTCCTGCCGCACATGTTCGCGCAGGGGCACTTTTTTCGAAACATAACTATTATTTTCTGAGACTCCAAGACAACTATATAAAACCGATACCGAATCCAAAACAGCCGAAACCGAAACCGAAACAGCCGCCACCGAAGCAGCCGCCACAACCTCCACATCGGAAACCGCAGCCGCCACAACGAAATCCGCAG belongs to Neobacillus sp. OS1-2 and includes:
- a CDS encoding putative thiazole-containing bacteriocin maturation protein — protein: MTKLTPSTRLKVKRDSFYLPDPKGGVFFRNNVSSFRMEGHTIYQWIEQLMPMFNGEKSLGELTEGLTAPYRNRVFEIGETLYKSGFVRDVSQDRKHDLNPKVLEKYASQIEFIENFVDSGAYRFQEYRQTKVLVIGSGPLMVSLSSALIESGLPKFHFILTDSVPTNQLRINELVRNAYNADSDVEVEQIPFEKRDERSFWQEALLPYDWILYVTQDGNVKELKDLNMVCKEQRKTFLPAIYLDHVGLAGPLVHPESKGCWESAWRRIHQSSLQRERQPQSYSTTTGSILANVTVFEFFKKATGIAGSDQGNKIYKLDLETLEGDWISYIKHPLVTNKRVSPRLVEDLDVRIEQEKSKNESSRNFLEYFNLLTSEETGIFHTWEERDLKQLPLSQCYVQAVNPVSEGPADLLPEVICSGLTHEEARREAGLTGIEMYVSQLFKACCKPIDMAGENISRGMIGIGAGEIVEEAVCRGLQSYLVEELRNKKVDPLVPVFRVQLGEIEDQHCRYYLKTLTTLNGAPTIGLENEILGFPVIWVKSQGRKYTGTGLNTTLALRMALQQALSDKQNQLHATERITESAVFLKEKEFKLGIPSCEEITQFELLQSSIQVLNDNNKRLLVYDLTFEPFLKQELAGVYGVKVREEDS
- a CDS encoding TOMM precursor leader peptide-binding protein — encoded protein: MDAHILINGDGLLADYVFDHLSGNHPVRRQSLFEEVPEETEIALVLHDDWKPAIYQKAEEKYRKKGIPWLRGFVSFGEGIIGPFVHPDSAGCSCCADIRRLIAGSNRKEMWQLQLRMAEGKSGNRDAWASRTGLSQMASLICKEVDRVLQREPSHLEERVFILNLRTLTNSIHLFLPDPLCPICSPLPDDTVELAQIKLESSPKFNGSGYRSLSMDEFKTVLVKDYLDYRTGVMNGKMQDFTLPFADVLVNMPLFEVDEGVAGRSNSYEMSELTAILEGLERYCGIGPRGKRKVVRDSYHNVKQNALNPASVGLHEKEQYATPHFPFKPFHPDVPMNWVWGYSFSQERPILVPELLAYYSLGNGEGFVYETSNGCALGGSLEEAIFHAILEVVERDSFLITWYAKLPLPRLDIRSVNDKELQLMIERIREVAGYDLHIFNSTMEHGIPSVWAVAKNRRSKGVNLICAAGASLDPVSAVKSAIYELAGMMVHDEKLEANQQKYQQMLQNSFAVRSMEDHGLLYGLREAEERLNFLLDDQRPLYTFAEEFKEPPANTDLLEDLQDILQRFRRLDLEVIVVDQTSPITKRNGLFCVKVLIPGMLPMTFGHHLTRVKGLERVLSVPMKLGFMKQPLSYEQLNPYPHPFP
- a CDS encoding heterocycloanthracin/sonorensin family bacteriocin; this encodes MHNFQNGLQSLGMDHYQVGPVVPIDPQSQDMRLIGFRCGGCGFRCGGCGFRCGGCGGCFGGGCFGFGFGCFGFGIGFI